TGGCTTTCCCCTGCAGAAGTTTGAGAGCGTCCAAGTAGCGTTTCTGAGCATAGAAAGTTTGGCGTGCTCATTCAGTTGAGCCAACAGAGGAAGCAAAGCTCCATGACTAAGAACAAGATCACGGCATCTAGGAGAGTCTCCAGCAACATTTCCTAATGCCCACACGGCCTGGCAGTCCACAAAACACAGGAAAGATGTTAAACTTCGGATGAGATATGTCAGACTAGATGGTCCAACACTATTGCAAGACCCTGCCATCATTCTTGCACATATCTTCAGCAAAAAGTTAAGAAATAATGAAACTCAAAAGCACATGGATTCAGCTCAAGCTCATTTCTACGGACAAGAACACATGCAAAATTCACACCTAGAATCTAGAAACAGCATAACAAGTTAACAACCAAATTTAAAATCACAGTGAACAAGTAAGTTGTCTAGTCAAGCAAAATAATCTTCCACTTAACTTCATTAACACAAAAAGAAGGGCAACTCccaataaaaaagaagaaaacatatAGACTATTGATAGACAAAAACAAAAGCACGATAAGGTATACAAACATACCTGTTCACGGACATCGTCACTAGGAGAAGCAAGGAGCTTTACAAAAATTGGAACAGCACCAGAATCAATCACTACCTTAGTGTTGTCAGATGTTCCAGAAGCTATATTTGTTAAAGCCCAAGCAGCCTCAAACTACAACAACACATGCAGTAAATTAAGTCAACCAAATGTTCAAGAAGTAAATATTTAttgcataaaataaaacatgGGAGATAATTACCTGAAGCTGTGGAAAATCTTCCCTCATCAAGAACTCAATAAAGCGTGGAACTACACCAGCTTGTATAACCTCCTCAATTGGAGGGCTACGTTCTGGTAAGACATGAGAGTGGTTAACCAAATATCCATTAATAAATAGTAGACAAGAaatgaatgaaaagaaaaagttcATAGAAGAATATCTAACCAATTGAAAGCAACTTCCGAAACTGAGTTGTTGCCTCGAACTGCATGTTATTATCATCCGTCCAAATACCAGTAACCAAGGCTGGTAAGTGTTCCAACTGCAGCAAGATACACATACACATGGAGCAACAGTTCAGTAAACTTCAATCTTTAAGTTCATTCAATCCAAcataatatgataatattaatcAAACATTATAGCTTCATACATGTGGGAAAGCCAGTCACAATTACAAACATTGTATGTAACCAGTGAATATCATGAAAAGGTTTATATCACAAtcatagtttaatttaatcctaaaaataaacaaacactGTTAAATCTCGAATTCAAATTAACAAGATAAACTGAAAAAATAGAGACACAATTAGTCAATTAACCTAATCACTTAACCTAATTTTAATTCAGTGAAAGAATCACTGTATAATCCCTAAAATAAACAATGCAAAATCTGAAATCTCAAACGAAAAACCAGAGTCACGATTTGGCAATTAACAATTAACCTAATCactactataaaaaaaagtaattaaccTAATCACTAATCAAACATATCTGAATACAACGAAGATCCATCCGTTAGCTagtaaaacaaaacaattgaaaacGAATTCAAAATCTAAGTAATTAATTGGTAAAGCAAAATGAAAATCGGAAAGAACAAATTAACTAATGAGATCACGAGAATCTTCTTCACCTTTTTCTCTACTTGAGTAGAATTAGCTGATTCAGGCAACTGTTGAGCTTGAAGTCCCTCACGCCTCTTCTTCTGCAAGCTTTCTTCCCTACGATTCTTCCGGATCTCAACCAAATTATCCTCTCGCCGTCTACGACCTTCTTCGGCATCAACCGCCACTTTGTATCGATTCCGACGAACCTCGGTTCTCGCGTTTGCATTAGGACGATACGACATCGTTCTAGAATCGGATGAAAATTAACGATTAATCGGAATCGGAATCGGAACTGAGTGATTGAAACGAATCGAGAGAGAATTTCACTTtcagagagaaaaaaaattgagtgaGGGAGGGTTTGGGTTTGAAGTGTTTGAAAAGGGGAATGAAAGAGAGTGTTTATATAGCACGGTTGAAAAGTGGTTTTGGAGATGAAAGTGGACTTGGATCAGAGTGGAATTACGGTAATGCCACTGGTTTGAATTGGAAGATGAGGGAAAAAGTTACTTTGATTGGAGGAAAGAAAGGTTACTGTGAATAAGACATCGTTTTTTTTTGGGGTTAGATTTTTTTCATTGACTCACAATGTGACGTCTTTGAACGTTTTCGTTTCTATTTTCTGACCcgatttttctttcaatattttttcttGAGTTATATTAAATAGTGAGTagaatatatgtttttttaaaaaaattcaaggcATTAAATACACTACTTCTGAGATTATACGGagtattacaattttttatttatttaactattGTCTCAGaaacactgtttaacatttatatattttttaaatggatAAGCATATAGTGCACAAgtaaaatatcatatattttgttttttactatTAGATAATCAAATATCATCTTCTATTTTACTAAAATCAACTGTTTCAAATTAGATTAAGATCTACCCACAAATTGAATAGGGTCACCCTAATCACACTTAGTTGAGTGGATCACTCGTTGGGACGTGTGGACTGTCGGATCATGCCATACGGTGCATCAGCTTACCTGTGTCCCCATGACAGGTGTCAAATAGAATATTCTTGGTTCTGCAAAACCCTGATTTTTCATCTATAAAAGTCTACCATAAAATTTAAGCTAGGTATGTCATATTTTCGGCGCTTACTAACTTGGTTGTCGGAATATGTGCAGGGCTCCAATAAGGTTCAAccacaaataatttaaaatcgACGATCCGAAACAATTTGGCCATCCAAATCTCAAGTGGGGTCAACTAACACAAAATATAGTGAAATAACAAtaattctttattctttatatGTCAGatgaaacaaaaattaatgaGCACttctttaaaatatgaatcttcTCGACATGAATCATTGCTACTCCTTCGAAGTTGTTAGAATGTATTAGTGTTGGAAGCCATTAGAGGTGTTGGTTGCGATGTTCGTCGACAAGTCAATGACTTTACATGACGACGGTATGTGAAGAATGTTTAAATGAATAATACATCGTGGGATATTATCATCTAATTCTTAAATCATGTTTTCTAAAtcctaaatatatattttaggtCTATATTTACAATTTGTTTCACgaattaaatttaaatgaatCTCAAATACTAATtatattctaaatttattttacacGACCTTTTTGCAACATAGTaaatagattaaaataaaacaaggccAAATGCATTCACTTTAAGTTTTACATTTTAAAGTTAGATCTTTTAACCTCTATTATCTTGTTACACCATGATAACATTAACTTcgttttgacaaaaaaaagaagtgtGTATGTTAGAGGAAATTTGCTACAAAGGTAAAAACACAACTAATTCTATAACAGAGGATAAATATACGCATAACGGTTTGCAACAAATtataaagttattatttaaaaaattaactattaacGTGAACATAAACCAATCACGAGAGAcgaaaaatgaaacaaataggacgaaaaacttttcatttttaagaactaaaattaaaattaaaaatctgttatatttttaaaaaatgttatttaactttttatattttatcataaaaattcACTAGTATGAataacaaaaattcaaaaaatgaacAATTTATTTCCGGACAGTTATCCAAGAAACTATTCTATCTTCCTAGAAACTAATCTATATGTTCATAAAGAAACTTGCATGcactaatttaaatatttttttgtcatgaaCTGGCATGGGAGCTTTAGCTGAACTTcatgaatttttaaatatatatatatatatatatatatatatatatatatactagtttTAAGTAAATTTCACTTGAATCATTCATTGAATTTTGCATTAAGAAATGAAGAAAAGGTTTACAAATAGAAAGGGAATCCAATCCAGTACACAACGCTAGCGGCAATGATTGCTGCGCTTGGCATTGTTGCCTCTTGATCCACTACTAGTAGTGCGTCCTCTCTTCCCAGCCGTCTGATCCTGGTTCAATTCAAAGCTCATGCCATCTCCACCTACCATCTCAACAAACATCCTCTGTAGATCCTCCAAACTATCCCCCtaataatcaaatcaacaagtaaataaatacCAAAATACCCCCATCACATCACCagtacaatacaatacaatacatacatcaatttatttatttctaaattttctatttacccccttcaattttttttgccaaaaaaaggaaacaattacaactcaataatAATCAAATCAATACCTCATCTTTGACATTGTTCATCATTGAGATCATTTCGCTCATAAAATCACAAAATTCCTGCATTATAAAAATTCATTCCTAAAATTAGAATCCAATATtcaatcaaaaaattaaaataaaaaaaaaaagagaaaaaacaaaagcaaagCAAAGCAAAGCAAATGGGAATGATGTCATGTTACCGGACACAAGACGAGAAAAAACGATATTGTCGTGTTTGTTTGATCACCAAAACGACACAGTTTTACCTCGTTTTGTTTACGGCAAAAACCTTGTCCCATGCTCTGCAACTTGTTCTTCTTCTACcgcaaacaaaatgaaaaaaaagatgCAAATACGAACttgatcttcttcttcaagaGGATCGTAGAACCCAGCATCGTACATTGATCTCTTAGACTCATCAGAGAGAACTATTGCATCAACATTACcataacataaaattaattaattaattaatcaaaattactaactattaatattaatcgaaatttgaatatgaaatgAAACCTGAGTATGCTTCTTGGATTTGCTGAAACCGTCGTTTGGCTTCTCCGGCAGTGTTAGGGTTCCGAGCGAATTTATCAGGGTGCCATCTCTTTACAATTTAATCagttaaacaaaaattaagaaattatttattgggaaaaaataataagagagtGAAACGACAGCGTATTATTACCATAGCGAGTTTGCGGTAAGCAGTGCGAATATCAGAGGAGGAGGCGTCACTGCGAATACCAAGAACAGAGTAATAAGAAGATCCATCACCGTTGGATCCACCTCCATCTCGATCCATAACCGTTGGATCCTCCTCCTAAAAGAACAAAGGTTTATTATGTTATGTCTTCAAATTGAAACAAAAGCCATAGGAAACAAAGTTGAGTTGGGGGTATGGGAAAGATATAAATGAATTGTGGGGAGAAAAATGTAATTTGAGTGGGGTgaagaagagagagaataaaATATCTTGCGATGGATGATTTCTGGGTTGGGTTGTGTGGAAGATATAAGATACGTGGAAAGAAACTTCCAGACATTTTTGCCGGTGAAGAGAAGAGTTTAGATATTTTTGTTGGAGTTTATACAAATGACATTTGAACTTTGTAAAATTACACCGCTGTGCCATTCCTCATTTCACACTCACACACGATCGTGTTATGTTATCGCACTCCTTTCACATGAGCAAGGCCTTCCATAAGAATTGTTTTTGTGTGttatacaaattttttatggtcaaaattttgaatttataatataataaaaataattgtattgcttcaaaaaaaaataattgtattaaaaaaataaataaaagaagctataatttatctattttagggtttttggtcgattttaagtttttcggccatttttttttgttttcggccgattttagggtttatagtctattttagggtttttggccgattttaagtttttcggccatttttttgggtttttgaccgattttagggtttatagtctattttagggtttttggccgatttttggattttcggccgattttagagtttatagtcaattttaggtttttcgacTGATTTTATGGGTTTTCGGCcgtttttagagtttatagtctattttagggtttttggccgatttttggattttcggccgattttttggattttcagcagattttagagtttatagtcaattttagggtttttggtcgattttaggtttttcggccgattttatgaGTTTTCGGCCGTTTTTGGGGTTTatcgtcgattttagggtttttggttgattttaggttttttgacCGGTTTTAAGGTTTGGGTCTGATTTATGATcgattttagtgttttaagtcgattttagatttttctacCGATTTTTGGTTACCGTCGGGTTTGGGGTCGACTTTAAGGCTTTCgaccgattttagggtttatagccAATTTGAGTTATTCtggccgattttagagtttatagtcgattttaggtttttcggccaattttatgGGTTTTCGGCCGTTTTTAGGGTTTATCGtcgattttattgtttttggctgattttaggtttttttgaCCAGTTTTAAGGTTTGGGTCTGATTTATGATCGATTTTAGTGTTTTAGatcgattttagatttttctacCGATTTTTGGTTACCGTCGGGTTTGGGGTCGACTTTAAGGCTTTCGACCGATTTTAGGATTTATAGCCGATTTAAGTTATTCTGGCcgatttttttggattttcggccgagtttagagtttatagtcgattttaggatttttggtcgattttaggtttttcggccaattttatgGGTTTTCGGCCGTTTTAGGGTTTATCGTCGATTTTAgagtttttggccgattttaggttttttgacCGGTTTTAAGGTTTCGGTCTGTTTTATGATTGATTTTAGTGTTTTAtgtcgattttagatttttctacCGATTCTTGGTTACCGTCGGGTTTCGGGTCAACTTTAAGGTTTTCGACCAATTTTAAGATTTATAGCCGATTTAAGTTATTctgaccgattttaggtttaGGTTgggttttgtttcaattttaggttttttcgaCCGATTTGTTCAGCAAAAAATTACTTATTGTTGGCGTAAGCTTCTTTTTTTGATATAACTTGACATAATCttctttaatgtttttttatattaatcttTTATTGTTGGCATAATTTTTTCAGATGAGTATTAATCTTATTTAAGGGTAAAGAATTCCCAAAATGTAATCAAATCTTTTTACTCAATATATTATGATCagattttagaaagaaaaagattTGCCAATATCTTTCCGTGAGTAACGGTGCATTTATTgcatcagtaaaaaaaaatctttttttttaaaagaatcttAAGAAAAATCTAAACTTGGATAATTTGAAGGTAACATTTAATGCGCGTTATTCGCAATAAATATGCTGAATATCATATCTATTCTTAAGTTGCGTGTTGATCAAGATAGAAAATATCTATAAATAGCGGAAGCTCACAACACTTTGTTATTCACACAATTCTCCTATTCTCATTCTTTCTTCTAATAcgatcttattttttttctttcaattcaatGATGAATATACTTTGTCCAAGTGTTCACAATTCTGAAAAACTCTCTCAGAGTGTGAAAAAATTGACCGACTATGATGATGATCTCTACAAGTTCTACTATATTGCAGAGTCTCAAATCGCTGCAAACTCAAATGGTTGCAACGTGGATTCGCAAATGAGAAAGAAGGTTATTGATTGGTTGATACAAAAACACTATGAACAAAAGCTCAATTCAGAAACCCTTTATCTTTCTATCAACATTCTTGATCGATTCCTTTCTAAAACCGAATTTGAAGTCACAACACAGAGCAACTTTGAACTCATCGGTGTTACAGCGCTGTTGTTGGCGTCTAAGTATGAACAAAAAAGCGCAGTTGGAGTTTACGACGTCGAATACATGGCAGATTATGCTTTTACTCCGGATGAAATTTGTGAAATGGAGAAAATTATCCTGAAAAAGCTTAATTGGGTTTTATCGGTTCCAACTACTTATGTGTTTCTTGTTAGAAACATCAGATCATGTCTCTTGCCTGATGAAGATAGAAGAATCATGGAGAATTTGGCATCTTTCTTCTCGGAGTTAAGCTTAACACAACATTCCATTATGTGTGACTACAAGCCTTCGATGATTGCTGCTTCTGCAATGTATTGTGCGAGAGTTGTTGTTGGAATTTACCCGTTTTGGAACAATGATCTGAAGATTTCTGCAGGATATTCAGAACAGATGCTATGGCCTTGTGTTAAGGCTATGATGGAACTGTGTAATGACATTTGTAGAGACGGAACCATGGAAGTTTTCAAGAAGTTTTCTAGTCTACGTCAATCTAGGGTTTCGTGTTTGGCTCAAGAAATTATTGAGAAAGCTCTTTTATCTTAGAATTGTCTGTGACAACTTTCATGTACTGGATTTTAATATTCATAaagtaatgtaaatattattttctatcATTTAATATGTAGAAAGTTTATTACCAATTGTGTGCAtgcttctttaattttttaaattactttCATTGTTCAAACTAAATTTGATagaatttgtgtttgtttatttggtttgttggattttgtggtaattttcaagttttaatgtttttttataaatcaaGACCCAATTTAAAATTGGGTATGGAATATGGATTATGTTGAGTTAAAGTTTTGATGGTGGAAATAATTGTCATTGTTTCTGGCCAAAACAGCTTATGGGGACAAGTCTTAATAGGGAAGTATGGTGGTGAGAGTTGGAATCATGGAACGGTTACTGCAGGAGTTGGAGATTCAGCCTTGTGGAAAGCAATAGTGAAGAGTTGGACTAAATTGGAGGAGCGTCGTGTATGGTCACTGGTCAG
This genomic interval from Trifolium pratense cultivar HEN17-A07 linkage group LG6, ARS_RC_1.1, whole genome shotgun sequence contains the following:
- the LOC123890968 gene encoding G2/mitotic-specific cyclin S13-7-like — its product is MMNILCPSVHNSEKLSQSVKKLTDYDDDLYKFYYIAESQIAANSNGCNVDSQMRKKVIDWLIQKHYEQKLNSETLYLSINILDRFLSKTEFEVTTQSNFELIGVTALLLASKYEQKSAVGVYDVEYMADYAFTPDEICEMEKIILKKLNWVLSVPTTYVFLVRNIRSCLLPDEDRRIMENLASFFSELSLTQHSIMCDYKPSMIAASAMYCARVVVGIYPFWNNDLKISAGYSEQMLWPCVKAMMELCNDICRDGTMEVFKKFSSLRQSRVSCLAQEIIEKALLS
- the LOC123890967 gene encoding dnaJ homolog subfamily B member 8 — protein: MDRDGGGSNGDGSSYYSVLGIRSDASSSDIRTAYRKLAMRWHPDKFARNPNTAGEAKRRFQQIQEAYSVLSDESKRSMYDAGFYDPLEEEDQEFCDFMSEMISMMNNVKDEGDSLEDLQRMFVEMVGGDGMSFELNQDQTAGKRGRTTSSGSRGNNAKRSNHCR